One genomic region from Spirulina subsalsa PCC 9445 encodes:
- a CDS encoding type II toxin-antitoxin system RelE/ParE family toxin, with protein sequence MIEVRQTETYINWFESLRDRQAKARIDIRIRRLSMGNPGDVKPVGQGVSELRIDYGPGYRVYFIQRGETLIILLAGGDKRTQERDIKTALDLAQDL encoded by the coding sequence ATGATTGAGGTTCGTCAGACTGAGACTTACATTAATTGGTTTGAATCCCTGCGCGATCGCCAAGCAAAAGCGCGGATAGATATTCGTATTCGTCGCTTGTCTATGGGCAATCCAGGAGATGTTAAACCAGTAGGGCAAGGGGTGTCGGAACTGCGAATTGATTATGGCCCAGGCTATCGGGTGTATTTCATCCAGCGAGGTGAGACCTTAATCATCCTCTTGGCAGGAGGAGATAAACGGACTCAGGAAAGGGACATCAAAACAGCGCTAGATTTAGCGCAAGACTTATAG
- a CDS encoding addiction module antidote protein, producing MATYPWDAAEHLESKEDIAAYLEAALEDGDPSLVVAALGDIARSKGMTHIARETGLGRESLYKALSIEGNPEFATVLKVLQSLGLRLQVVPIA from the coding sequence ATGGCTACTTACCCTTGGGATGCGGCGGAACATCTGGAATCAAAAGAAGATATAGCTGCATATCTTGAAGCTGCCCTTGAAGATGGTGATCCAAGCTTAGTGGTAGCAGCATTAGGTGATATTGCTCGATCTAAAGGGATGACACATATTGCCCGTGAAACAGGGTTGGGGCGTGAAAGTCTCTATAAAGCTTTGTCAATCGAAGGCAATCCAGAGTTCGCCACCGTTCTTAAGGTCTTGCAATCACTTGGGTTACGTCTCCAAGTTGTACCAATTGCCTAA